A stretch of the Aphis gossypii isolate Hap1 chromosome 2, ASM2018417v2, whole genome shotgun sequence genome encodes the following:
- the LOC114120517 gene encoding zinc finger protein 250 isoform X4, protein MDSGQQIKQEPVDPNDLFESSDEEVVQQMSQEEYQEFFDVQEEVVVQECPEQEIITQSWDMNRSTNINTILETEVECMSSTDDVDIPIPEGEEASSSVNPYPCDFCSRRFNRKSHLMNHMVTHQSERPFCCALCGVRYRRKCDLANHMKIHIGPDNQSDSGLDNQNVSVTKVMNKLMFVDPIHRRSVTPGDDSEDKGDTFQEPSTKNRGRSKGRGRGKGRPMKDRLITLGWNSEIYSKPHTCNPCGISFTREKALLNHARLHHIDDGVNIVTTQKSNSDSYELTILANSKSSDVTTYSCDSCGAIFDRFDFLKRHQRQHMKKELGNVEEEIYEEAHMCIHCGLFFKSMPELEMHTDQHLIPTNISEKSKCLACGETFDSTDELSDHVSQIHTESLSENSCKLCGKLCKDDKALQKHLMVHDTSDNNCIMCGKRFHSRARLKRHMVTHREKGVICDICGEEVADKRALINHKASHANTVSISQNSLTEKVFPCTSCGKVFGSRSSQQIHIRIHTGERPYGCRYCSKAFADGGTLRKHERIHTGEKPYACPVCPKAFNQRVVLREHIRAHHAGTEAKGGQVNFYECKVCGYLFRSSMELCSHLVQHSDENTKRSRVVPVGPRKYKRRSKLGNRKDTWCLVEKVFTVMSGQSDTESCEDEPMPTVEEQAVQSIMEQDDMPYDPPTIASPPSKSPVKTYKIVNGKLLKSEQKSSKQVSCESKHTIPKLEPVPKKHSFVLKDGECTRTCSTVLYYSSRSDPTVMDSSLGEESKENDNPEEPEDQISVEDTDFTNIKIEPVSDQSIFNVHDLDNICNIDFSGENEVQYYVENTDDGYGDQCELILESSNDDCLIETVFDTDYVEEVGANIELSTEEMAPVFAEIISCDICDEVFEDRKELMRHIQTMHIG, encoded by the exons ATGGATTCTGGGCAGCAAATTAAACAAGAGCCTGTTGACccaaatgatttatttgagTCTAGTGATGAGGAAGTTGTCCAACAAATGAGCCAAGAGGAATATCAAGAATTTTTTGATGTCCAAGAAGAAGTTGTTGTTCAAGAATGCCCCGAGCAAGAGATAATCACTCAAAGTTGGGACATGAATCGCTCTACCAATATTAACAC caTATTAGAAACAGAAGTTGAATGTATGTCATCAACTGATGATGTTGACATACCAATACCTGAAGGCGAAGAAGCTTCATCTTCTGTTAATCCATATCCATGTGATTTTTGTAGTCGGAGATTTAATCGAAAATCACATCTTATGAACCATATGGTTACCCATCAATCTGAGCGTCCCTTTTGTTGTGCATTATGCGGTGTTCGTTATCGACGTAAATGTGATTTAGCTAATCATATGAAAATTCATATTGGTCCTGATAATCAATCAGATAGTGGTCtag ataaTCAAAATGTATCTGTTACAAaagtaatgaataaattaatgttcgTGGATCCAATACATAGAAGGAGTGTTACACCTGGTGATGATTCTGAAGACAAAGGAGACACTTTTCAAGAACCAAGTACAAAAAATCGTGGCCGTAGTAAAGGTCGAGGTAGAGGAAAAGGTCGTCCAATGAAAGACCGCTTAATTACTCTTGGTTGGAATTcagaaatttattcaaaaccaCATACATGTAACCCATGTGGAATTTCATTTACACGTGAAAAAGCACTTCTTAATCATGCTCGTCTTCATCATATTGATGATggtgtaaatattgtaactactcaaaaatcaaattcagATAGTTATGAGCTTACAATATTGGCTAATTCTAAATCCAGTGATGTGACTACCTACTCTTGTGATTCTTGTGGAGCAATATTTGAcagatttgattttttaaaacgtcaTCAAAG gcAGCATATGAAAAAAGAACTTGGAAATGTTGAAGAAGAAATTTATGAAGAAGCGCATATGTGTATACATTGTGGATTGTTCTTTAAGTCTATGCCTGAGTTAGAAATGCATACTGATCAACATTTGATTCCTACAAATATTTctgaa aaatcaaaatgtttagctTGTGGTGAAACATTTGATAGTACAGATGAGTTGTCTGATCATGTGTCTCAAATTCATACCGAATCATTATCTGAAAATTCTTGTAAACTTTGTGGAAAACTATGCAAAGATGATAAAGCTCtccaaaaacatttaatggtTCATGACACGtctgataataattgtataatgtgtGGTAAAAGATTTCATTCCAGAGCACGTCTTAAACG tcatATGGTAACTCATCGAGAAAAAGGAGTTATTTGTGACATTTGTGGTGAAGAAGTAGCCGACAAACGAGCacttattaatcataaagCCAGTCATGCAAATACTGTTAGTATTTCACAAAATTCACTGACTGAAAAAGTATTTCCATGTACTAGTTGTGGTAAA gtatttggATCTAGATCATCTCAACAAATACATATACGAATTCATACTGGAGAAAGGCCTTACGGTTGTAGATACTGTAGCAAAGCTTTTGCTGATGGTGGTACTCTTCGAAAACATGAACGAATACATACTGGAGAAAAGCCATACGCTTGTCCTGTCTGTCCAAAAGCATTCAATCAAaga gttGTATTGCGTGAACATATACGAGCACATCATGCTGGAACTGAGGCTAAGGGTGgtcaagttaatttttatgaatgtaaAGTATGTGGATATTTGTTCCGATCTTCAATGGAGCTTTGTTCACATTTAGTTCAGCACAGTGATGAAAATACTAAAAGATCTAGAGTAGTAcct GTTGGACCTCGCAAGTATAAGCGTCGCAGCAAGTTGGGTAATCGAAAAGACACATGGTGCTTAGTAGAAAAAGTGTTCACAGTTATGTCAGGACAGTCGGATACTGAGAGCTGTGAAGACGAACCCATGCCTACAGTAGAAGAGCAAGCTGTACAATCAATAATGGAACAGGATGATATGCCTTATGATCCACCTACTATAGCTAGTCCTCCTAGTAAGTCTCCTgttaaaacatacaaaattgTTAATGGCAAGTTACTGAAAAGTGAACAAAAGTCTTCTAAACAAGTTTCATGTGAATCAAAACACACGATTCCTAAGTTGGAACCTGTACCCAAAAAGCATAGTTTTGTGCTTAAAGACGGAGAGTGTACTAGAACTTGTTCAACTGTTCTTTATTATTCTTCAAGATCTGATCCCACAGTTATGGATTCGTCATTAGGAGAGGAATCAAAAGAAAATGATAATCCAGAAGAACCTGAAGACCAGATATCTGTAGAGGACACagattttactaatattaaaattgagcCAGTTAGTGATCagtcaatatttaatgttcaCGATTTAGACAACATATGCAACATTGATTTTTCTGGTGAAAatgaagtacaatattatgtagagaATACTGATGACGGATATGGCGATCAATGTGAATTGATTCTGGAATCTTCAAATGATGATTGCTTGATTGAAACAGTGTTTGATACAGATTATGTTGAGGAAGTTGGTGCTAATATTGAACTGAGCACTGAAGAAATGGCACCTGTATTTGCAGAAATTATATCTTGTGATATTTGCGATGAAGTATTTGAGGATAGAAAGGAACTTATGAGACACATTCAAACCATGCACATTGGataa